The proteins below are encoded in one region of Flavobacterium sp. IMCC34852:
- a CDS encoding exopolysaccharide transport family protein, with protein MLDVKDFTFFDKQSSFDFKGFLIKTISYWKWFVVGLIIAFSIAHQVNVRKQKIYGIETTIAVKEENNPFFTSNTSLVFNWGGTSDKVQMISTTLKSRSHNESVVDSLNFFIDYLKQTKYFVQDVYGEVPFKVNIDKTKNQLLDQFVKVKMISKDKYQITIPFQADQAEVIQYVGNLKSVVNVPKGEFKRVYRIGQEVSLPFLNWKLTLSEASWKNFEEEILVRFNSFDNTVSTFKGLRVDLDEKAGSILKLGMEGTNKARMVDYLNATVDVLIKRQLENKNKFAENTINFIDETLVKMEGQLKDSGDELKDFSKTNNIIDIEEGGMTYKSQLIDYDLQKDQVERKLAYLSSLKNYLKNSVDFSKLPAPTVAGIDEPNITTNVAKLISLSISRSELAYSIKGDIYYERIDNEIQSVKKVLLENANSLKNALQYDLELANQKIRKVEGEISRLPENKQEWLKLSRKYNLSDNIYNTFLQKRSEASIVKAANLSDIQFIDPAKDVGGGLLGPKTSVNYVLAFFVGLLVPLVLVFFIFFISNSIQNIEDISSLTQLPLIGIVGIKHSETNLSVFERPKSALSESFRAIRSSLQFLYKKQSIEGTKTLMLTSSVSGEGKTFCSINIATVFALSEKKTIILGLDLRKPKIFDDFNIQNDIGAVNYLIGQRKLEDVIQHTHIPYLDVITSGPIPPNPSELILGDSMKEMITQLKKNYDYIILDTPPVGLVSDALELAQFCDVTLYIVRQNFTKKEMLTLLNNRTKRGELNNVSIIFNGYENKAKYGVGYGYGYGYGYSYGYGYGSGYHEDDEPSGFFAKWKFRILKKFRL; from the coding sequence ATGTTAGACGTAAAAGATTTCACTTTTTTTGACAAACAAAGCAGCTTTGATTTCAAAGGATTTTTAATCAAAACCATAAGCTATTGGAAATGGTTTGTGGTAGGGTTGATTATTGCCTTTTCCATTGCGCATCAGGTTAATGTCAGAAAGCAAAAAATTTATGGCATTGAAACTACTATTGCCGTTAAAGAAGAAAACAACCCTTTTTTTACTTCCAATACCAGTTTGGTTTTCAATTGGGGCGGAACTTCTGATAAAGTTCAGATGATTTCAACTACTTTAAAATCAAGATCTCACAACGAATCGGTGGTTGATAGTTTGAATTTTTTTATCGATTATTTGAAACAAACTAAATATTTTGTTCAAGATGTTTACGGTGAAGTGCCTTTTAAAGTGAACATCGACAAAACAAAAAATCAATTGTTAGATCAGTTTGTGAAGGTCAAAATGATCAGTAAAGACAAATACCAAATAACCATTCCTTTTCAAGCTGATCAAGCCGAAGTAATTCAGTATGTCGGAAACTTGAAATCGGTTGTCAATGTGCCTAAAGGTGAGTTTAAAAGAGTGTATCGCATAGGTCAAGAGGTTAGTCTTCCATTCTTAAATTGGAAATTAACCTTGTCAGAAGCGTCTTGGAAGAATTTTGAAGAAGAAATCTTGGTGCGCTTTAATTCTTTTGATAATACGGTTTCCACTTTCAAAGGGCTCAGAGTGGATTTAGATGAAAAAGCCGGTTCGATTTTAAAGTTGGGTATGGAAGGTACCAACAAAGCCAGAATGGTCGATTACCTCAATGCTACTGTTGATGTTTTGATCAAAAGACAACTCGAAAACAAAAATAAATTTGCCGAGAACACCATTAACTTTATCGATGAAACCTTAGTTAAAATGGAAGGTCAATTGAAAGATTCGGGAGATGAACTAAAAGATTTCAGCAAAACCAATAACATTATCGATATTGAGGAAGGCGGAATGACTTATAAAAGTCAGCTAATTGATTACGACCTTCAAAAAGACCAAGTAGAAAGAAAATTAGCGTATTTAAGTTCGTTGAAAAATTACCTGAAAAACAGCGTTGATTTCTCCAAATTACCGGCGCCAACAGTAGCCGGAATTGATGAGCCGAATATTACTACCAACGTAGCCAAGTTGATTTCGTTGTCTATCAGTCGTTCCGAGTTAGCCTATTCCATCAAAGGCGATATTTATTACGAAAGAATTGATAATGAGATTCAATCGGTAAAAAAAGTGCTTTTGGAAAATGCCAATTCATTGAAAAATGCTTTGCAGTATGATTTAGAGTTGGCCAATCAAAAAATTCGTAAAGTAGAAGGTGAAATCAGCAGACTACCGGAGAACAAACAAGAATGGTTAAAGTTGTCCAGAAAATACAATTTGAGTGACAATATCTACAATACATTTTTACAAAAAAGAAGTGAAGCTTCCATTGTAAAAGCAGCCAACTTATCAGATATTCAATTTATTGATCCGGCAAAAGATGTTGGCGGAGGTTTGTTGGGACCCAAAACCAGTGTGAATTATGTCTTGGCTTTTTTTGTTGGTTTGTTGGTGCCGTTAGTGTTGGTATTCTTCATTTTCTTTATCAGTAATTCGATTCAAAACATTGAAGATATCTCGTCATTGACCCAATTACCGTTAATTGGAATTGTTGGGATTAAACATTCAGAAACCAATTTGTCAGTTTTTGAAAGACCTAAATCGGCCTTGTCCGAATCTTTTAGGGCGATTCGTTCCTCTTTACAGTTTTTATACAAAAAGCAAAGCATAGAAGGTACCAAAACCCTAATGTTGACTTCCTCAGTCAGCGGCGAAGGGAAAACTTTCTGTTCTATCAATATTGCTACAGTATTTGCCTTGAGCGAAAAGAAAACCATCATTTTAGGATTGGATTTGAGAAAGCCTAAAATCTTTGATGATTTTAATATCCAAAATGATATTGGTGCGGTCAATTATTTAATCGGGCAAAGAAAATTGGAAGATGTTATTCAGCATACACACATTCCGTATTTGGATGTCATCACCTCCGGACCAATTCCGCCTAATCCTTCCGAGTTGATTTTGGGCGATTCTATGAAAGAAATGATAACGCAGTTGAAGAAAAATTACGATTATATCATTTTAGATACACCGCCGGTAGGACTGGTTTCAGACGCTTTAGAGTTGGCACAGTTTTGCGATGTGACCTTGTATATTGTGCGTCAGAATTTCACCAAAAAAGAAATGCTGACACTCTTAAACAACAGAACCAAACGCGGAGAGTTGAACAATGTGAGTATCATTTTCAACGGTTATGAAAATAAAGCCAAATACGGTGTAGGTTATGGTTATGGTTACGGCTATGGCTACAGCTACGGTTACGGTTACGGCAGTGGTTATCATGAAGATGATGAGCCAAGTGGTTTCTTTGCCAAATGGAAATTCAGAATACTTAAAAAATTCAGGTTATGA
- a CDS encoding SDR family oxidoreductase, with protein MTMDAKAILITGGAGFIGSNLCEYFLGKGHQVTCLDNFATGHRHNVAEFLNHPNFRLIEGDIRSLETCHEAVKNIDFVLHQAALGSVPRSINDPITSNEVNVSGFLNMLVASRDAGVKRFIYAASSSTYGDSESLPKVEDKIGKPLSPYAITKYVNELYAEIFSKTYGLETIGLRYFNVYGRRQDPNGAYAAVIPKFVMQLMSHESPVVNGDGNYSRDFTYIDNVIQMNELAMLTQNEEAVNTVYNTAFGDRTTLNDMLYYLKLYLSELDQSIADVPVIYGPNRVGDIPHSLASIDKAKQLLQYQPKFSFQQGLKEAVAWYWKNLKKD; from the coding sequence ATGACAATGGATGCAAAAGCCATACTGATAACCGGAGGTGCCGGATTCATAGGTTCTAATCTGTGTGAATATTTCTTAGGAAAAGGACATCAGGTAACTTGTTTGGATAATTTTGCGACCGGTCATCGACATAATGTAGCCGAGTTTTTAAACCATCCGAATTTCAGATTAATAGAAGGAGATATTCGCAGTTTGGAGACTTGTCATGAAGCGGTGAAAAATATTGATTTTGTTTTGCACCAAGCTGCTTTGGGTTCAGTGCCACGCTCTATCAATGATCCGATTACGAGTAATGAAGTTAATGTTTCCGGGTTTTTAAATATGTTGGTGGCTTCCAGAGATGCCGGTGTCAAGCGTTTTATTTACGCAGCAAGTTCTTCAACCTATGGTGATTCTGAAAGTTTGCCCAAAGTAGAAGACAAAATAGGAAAACCGCTTTCGCCATATGCTATTACCAAGTATGTAAACGAATTATACGCCGAGATTTTCAGTAAAACCTATGGGTTGGAAACCATAGGGTTGCGTTATTTTAATGTCTACGGAAGAAGACAAGATCCTAATGGTGCTTATGCTGCAGTAATCCCCAAATTTGTGATGCAATTGATGTCGCATGAAAGTCCGGTGGTGAATGGTGACGGGAATTATTCCAGGGATTTTACTTACATAGATAATGTGATTCAGATGAATGAATTGGCCATGTTGACGCAAAATGAAGAAGCGGTCAATACGGTTTATAATACTGCTTTTGGTGACCGAACTACGCTGAATGATATGTTGTACTATCTAAAGTTGTATTTGTCGGAATTGGATCAAAGTATTGCTGATGTTCCGGTGATTTACGGACCAAATAGGGTTGGAGATATTCCTCACTCTTTGGCCAGTATTGACAAGGCAAAGCAACTGTTGCAGTACCAACCGAAGTTTTCTTTTCAGCAAGGATTGAAAGAAGCTGTGGCTTGGTATTGGAAGAATTTAAAAAAAGATTAA
- a CDS encoding UDP-glucose 6-dehydrogenase, whose product MKITNICCIGAGYVGGPTMAVIAEKCPHIKVTVVDLNESRIAAWNAEDVNNIPIYEPGLNEIVANTRNKNLFFSTEVDKAIDEAELIFISVNTPTKTYGTGKGMAADLKHIELCARQIAKVAKNDKIIVEKSTLPVRTAEALKSILDNTGNGVQFQILSNPEFLAEGTAVQDLLNPDRVLIGGETSPEGQKAIDSLVDVYANWVPKERILKTNVWSSELSKLTANAFLAQRVSSINAMSELCEKTEANINEVAKAIGMDSRIGSKFLKASVGFGGSCFQKDILNLVYISKAFGLNEVADYWEQVIIMNDHQKRRFSRNIVQTLYNTVSGKKIAFLGWAFKKDTNDTRESAAIYVADDLINEQASIAMYDPKVKHDQVLSDLNYLETRSASENEKRISTFDNPYAACENAHAVAILTEWDEFKTYDWKRIYDSMLKPAFVFDGRNLLDGEKMKAIGFVYQSIGS is encoded by the coding sequence ATGAAAATAACTAATATTTGTTGTATCGGAGCAGGTTATGTTGGTGGACCAACCATGGCAGTTATAGCCGAGAAATGTCCACATATCAAGGTAACGGTTGTCGATTTAAATGAGTCACGAATAGCCGCTTGGAATGCCGAAGATGTGAACAATATTCCAATTTATGAACCCGGTTTGAATGAGATTGTGGCCAATACCAGAAATAAAAACTTATTCTTTTCAACCGAAGTTGATAAGGCAATTGATGAAGCGGAGTTGATTTTTATTTCAGTAAACACGCCAACCAAAACCTATGGAACCGGTAAAGGTATGGCGGCCGATTTAAAACACATCGAACTTTGTGCTCGTCAAATTGCCAAAGTGGCTAAGAACGACAAAATCATAGTAGAAAAATCTACTTTGCCGGTTAGAACCGCAGAAGCCTTGAAAAGTATTTTGGACAACACCGGTAATGGTGTACAGTTTCAAATATTATCTAATCCGGAGTTTCTTGCTGAAGGAACCGCCGTTCAGGACTTGTTAAATCCGGATAGGGTTTTAATTGGTGGAGAAACTTCGCCTGAAGGACAAAAAGCGATTGATTCTTTGGTTGATGTTTATGCCAATTGGGTGCCTAAAGAACGCATTTTGAAGACTAATGTATGGTCGTCTGAATTGTCAAAATTAACGGCGAATGCTTTTTTGGCACAAAGAGTTTCTTCGATTAATGCCATGTCGGAATTGTGTGAAAAAACGGAGGCCAACATCAATGAAGTGGCCAAAGCCATTGGAATGGACAGCCGAATCGGTTCGAAATTTTTAAAGGCATCGGTTGGTTTCGGAGGTTCTTGTTTTCAAAAAGACATCCTGAATTTGGTTTACATTTCCAAAGCTTTCGGTTTAAACGAAGTAGCCGATTATTGGGAACAAGTCATCATTATGAATGACCATCAGAAAAGAAGATTTTCAAGAAACATAGTGCAAACTTTGTACAACACGGTTTCCGGAAAAAAAATTGCTTTCTTGGGTTGGGCTTTTAAAAAAGACACCAACGATACCAGAGAATCTGCCGCTATTTATGTAGCCGATGATTTAATCAACGAGCAAGCGAGCATTGCAATGTATGATCCTAAAGTAAAGCACGACCAAGTCTTATCTGATTTGAATTATTTAGAAACCAGAAGCGCGTCGGAAAACGAAAAGCGAATCAGTACTTTTGACAATCCTTATGCTGCTTGTGAAAATGCGCATGCCGTGGCTATTTTAACCGAATGGGATGAGTTTAAAACTTACGATTGGAAAAGAATATACGACAGTATGTTAAAACCTGCCTTTGTCTTTGACGGAAGAAATCTTTTAGATGGTGAAAAAATGAAGGCTATTGGATTTGTTTATCAATCCATCGGGAGTTAA
- a CDS encoding nucleotide sugar dehydrogenase, which translates to MTIKIAVIGLGYVGLPLARLFATKYPVVGFDINQNRINELNSGLDSTLEVDEAALNEVLVGSANESTGLFCSSSIEDIRDCNYYIVTVPTPVDKNNRPDLNPLYKSSETVGKVLKPGDIVIYESTVYPGVTEEECIPVLERVSGLKFNADFFAGYSPERINPGDKEHTVEKILKVTSGSTPEIGQKVNDLYKSVITAGTHLAPSIKVAEAAKVIENSQRDINIAFVNELAKIFNLLEIDTHAVLEAAGTKWNFLPFKPGLVGGHCIGVDPYYLAQKAQEKGYHPEIILAGRRLNDSMGEYVASQVVKLMIKKGVAINGAKLLMLGITFKENCPDVRNTKIVDVVHALEDYGIEVTIFDPWAKPAEVKHEYQLITTEELPKDTYDAIVLGVAHKEFTTLDLSKLKKANGVLFDVKGVLNEKADGRL; encoded by the coding sequence ATGACTATTAAAATTGCAGTTATAGGGTTGGGCTATGTAGGTTTGCCTTTGGCAAGATTGTTTGCTACAAAGTATCCTGTAGTAGGTTTTGATATCAATCAGAATAGAATTAATGAGTTAAACTCCGGATTGGATTCAACTCTTGAGGTCGATGAAGCTGCTTTAAACGAAGTATTGGTCGGTTCCGCCAATGAGTCAACAGGCTTGTTTTGCAGTAGTTCAATTGAAGATATCAGAGACTGTAATTATTACATAGTTACGGTTCCGACACCGGTGGATAAAAACAATCGTCCCGATTTGAATCCGCTTTATAAATCAAGTGAGACTGTGGGGAAAGTTTTAAAACCCGGAGATATCGTGATTTATGAGTCGACCGTTTATCCCGGAGTTACAGAAGAAGAGTGTATTCCGGTTTTAGAAAGAGTCAGCGGTTTGAAATTCAATGCAGATTTTTTTGCCGGTTATTCGCCGGAAAGAATCAATCCCGGAGATAAAGAGCATACCGTTGAAAAAATATTGAAAGTAACCTCAGGTTCTACGCCGGAAATTGGTCAGAAAGTAAATGATTTATACAAGTCGGTGATTACTGCCGGAACACATTTGGCACCTTCCATAAAAGTAGCAGAAGCGGCTAAAGTTATCGAAAATTCACAAAGAGACATTAATATTGCTTTTGTAAACGAATTGGCTAAAATTTTTAATTTATTAGAAATTGATACTCATGCCGTTTTAGAAGCCGCGGGAACCAAATGGAATTTTTTACCGTTCAAACCCGGATTGGTGGGCGGACATTGTATAGGAGTTGACCCTTATTATTTGGCCCAAAAAGCACAAGAGAAAGGGTATCATCCCGAGATTATTTTGGCCGGAAGAAGGTTAAATGACAGTATGGGTGAATATGTAGCCTCACAAGTGGTAAAACTGATGATCAAAAAAGGGGTTGCCATCAACGGTGCCAAGTTGTTGATGCTGGGCATTACTTTTAAAGAAAATTGTCCGGATGTGCGCAATACCAAAATCGTAGACGTAGTACATGCTTTAGAAGATTACGGTATAGAGGTAACCATTTTTGATCCGTGGGCTAAACCTGCTGAAGTTAAGCATGAATACCAATTAATCACTACCGAAGAATTGCCGAAAGACACTTATGATGCTATTGTTTTAGGAGTAGCGCACAAAGAATTTACTACCCTTGACTTGTCAAAATTGAAGAAAGCAAATGGCGTTTTATTTGATGTTAAGGGTGTTTTGAATGAAAAGGCAGATGGGAGACTTTAG
- the rfbB gene encoding dTDP-glucose 4,6-dehydratase — MKKILITGGAGFIGSHVVRRFVTNYPEYQIFNLDALTYAGNLENIADIEHASNYTFIKGDIVETDFINDLFQKHQFDGVIHLAAESHVDRSITDPLAFVKTNVFGTMNLLNAAKMIWKDNFKNKRFYHVSTDEVYGSLGATGLFTETTPYDPNSPYSASKASSDHFVRAYGETYGLPYVITNCSNNYGPNHFPEKLIPLFINNIIQNKPLPVYGDGNYTRDWLFVIDHAIAIDLVFHQGKNHETYNIGGFNEWKNIDLVKLLCRKMDDKLGSVSGTSEKLITYVKDRPGHDLRYAIDASKINTELGWRPSVTFEEGLAKTIDWFLSNEDWLKNVTSGEYAKYYEKQYS, encoded by the coding sequence ATGAAAAAGATTTTGATAACCGGGGGCGCGGGTTTTATAGGTTCTCATGTGGTTCGTCGTTTTGTGACGAATTATCCGGAGTATCAAATTTTTAATTTAGACGCTTTGACCTATGCCGGAAATCTTGAAAATATTGCCGATATTGAACATGCTTCTAATTATACTTTTATCAAAGGTGATATTGTTGAAACTGATTTCATCAATGATTTGTTTCAAAAACACCAATTTGATGGGGTAATCCATTTGGCCGCCGAATCCCATGTGGATCGTTCTATTACAGATCCGTTGGCTTTTGTGAAAACCAATGTTTTTGGAACAATGAATTTGCTCAATGCAGCAAAAATGATTTGGAAAGACAATTTTAAGAACAAACGATTTTACCATGTCAGTACCGATGAAGTTTACGGCAGTTTGGGTGCTACGGGATTGTTCACAGAGACTACGCCTTATGATCCTAATTCTCCGTATTCCGCTTCAAAAGCCAGTTCCGATCATTTTGTTCGTGCTTATGGGGAAACTTACGGATTGCCTTATGTGATTACGAATTGTTCTAACAATTACGGTCCGAATCACTTTCCTGAGAAATTGATTCCGCTTTTTATTAATAACATCATCCAGAACAAACCGCTTCCGGTTTATGGTGACGGAAATTATACCCGAGATTGGTTATTTGTAATTGACCATGCCATTGCCATTGATTTGGTTTTTCATCAAGGCAAAAATCATGAAACTTATAATATTGGCGGTTTTAACGAGTGGAAAAACATTGATTTAGTCAAATTGCTTTGCCGAAAAATGGATGATAAATTGGGTAGTGTTTCAGGAACTTCAGAAAAATTAATTACTTACGTAAAAGACCGACCCGGCCACGATTTGCGGTATGCTATTGATGCTTCTAAAATTAATACCGAACTCGGTTGGAGACCTTCTGTTACTTTTGAGGAAGGTTTGGCTAAAACCATTGATTGGTTTTTATCTAACGAGGACTGGTTAAAGAATGTTACTTCGGGAGAATACGCAAAGTATTATGAGAAGCAGTATTCTTAA
- a CDS encoding T9SS type A sorting domain-containing protein: MKRILLLLLILVSTPFFGQTYQTWRSEATDNIWQTNNNWWNFPNGSPIVFGQQEWENNHQLSQQSTADVSTWRFLFKSGASSTHTFTGNKIRFFDFGGQNPSIINNSSANQNINNNIEGDGNVADPLEIRANNGNLTFNGTVNNMGSWVDIYGVNGKSVFFTGAISGSGGLSVKENSTVTISNANNTYSGSTSVDAGTLVVQKGGHSASITSGAIAFTFASTNQAAGVYDFLPGQLAGSTSRTLTSNLVAGKTVTFNYTTGDVTICDNVGVPDFTLPATVCAASSLSSISVSVSNATSYSWSTTSGVVMSPSSGSIAPGSTTFSSTATFASFASGTATLTLTVNGCNGSQMAQRNITVIGLVGTPSFTTGATTLCQDAVDETYTATAANASGITYSVSPVEAGTIDTNTGVMNWSATFSGNATITASAEGCGGPVTANRVVAVTPAVSVPSFTLPATVCAASSLSSISVSVSNATSYSWSTTSGVVMSPSSGSIAPGSTTFSSTATFASFASGTATLTLTVNGCDSSQMAQRNITVIGLVGTPSFTAGATIVCQDASDETYIATASNATEITYSVSPPEAGTIGSSTGVMNWEAGFSGDATITASAAGCGGPLTANRVVTVQSRYLFYVDSDGDGYGSITSSMECSSSALVAPTGFATNDEDCDDTDDTINPGATEVNFNGEDDDCDGSIFNGHAPVVSDVTTPSGALASMTSPIECSVATNTTPYSGASVVHKFRVTRTSPPAAPVEFESVTRTFAISSLAIAAYSATYEVQATAIVNGEEQPYNGNTATFTTPAAPVITTVSQISNNQCNQTLSAINSYIYASNGPAVVQLYDFEVIREVEGLPTHTQVYTTTAPYFRLTSLSIPVTYGTTYKVRSRYGYNSFGSEIRSSYSTQCTITTPSLPTVQVVGTQCDQTMASINAFVYSTVGLGSANLYEFRVTRIVAPGETTPAVTEETIQRVVPYFRLTMLENLYIGLGKEYSVSVRYRVNTPGTVPGTQFSDWSPIACSVFTPEFPTTGMVDAQCNLVDFTPSMSQYIYSGIVTGATQYRFRLELFDEMSPTPEVPVYSQSVDSPNNYVTLNQFTGLLPSTTYVITVSVELFGEFGPYGKDCAVTTPAFAAKTATTFVSSSFEATAYPNPFANNFTLGVKTSSQSSIGIKVFDMVGRLVDQNSLNVAELKNISIGDKYPSGVYNVVVTQDGVVKTLRVVKR; this comes from the coding sequence ATGAAAAGAATTTTACTTTTATTGCTGATTTTAGTCAGTACTCCATTTTTTGGGCAAACTTACCAAACCTGGAGGTCTGAGGCCACTGATAACATTTGGCAAACCAATAATAACTGGTGGAATTTTCCCAATGGAAGCCCAATAGTTTTTGGCCAACAGGAATGGGAAAACAACCATCAACTTTCGCAGCAGTCGACAGCTGATGTAAGCACTTGGCGATTCCTATTTAAGTCAGGGGCTTCTTCAACCCATACTTTTACGGGGAATAAAATTAGATTTTTTGATTTCGGAGGCCAAAATCCTTCCATTATTAATAATTCTTCTGCCAATCAAAATATCAACAATAATATTGAGGGTGATGGAAATGTTGCCGACCCCTTAGAAATTAGAGCAAACAACGGGAATTTAACATTTAACGGTACTGTAAATAACATGGGTTCATGGGTTGATATTTACGGCGTAAATGGCAAAAGTGTCTTTTTTACAGGAGCAATCTCCGGAAGTGGTGGTTTGAGTGTAAAAGAAAATAGTACGGTTACTATATCTAATGCGAACAATACCTATTCAGGTTCTACTTCTGTAGATGCAGGAACTTTAGTGGTACAAAAAGGAGGTCATTCTGCCAGTATTACTTCCGGAGCCATAGCTTTTACGTTTGCTTCAACCAATCAAGCGGCAGGCGTTTATGATTTTTTACCGGGCCAACTTGCCGGGAGTACTTCAAGAACCTTAACCAGTAATTTGGTTGCAGGTAAAACTGTTACTTTTAATTATACTACCGGTGACGTTACTATTTGTGATAATGTTGGGGTACCTGATTTTACATTACCTGCTACAGTATGTGCGGCTTCCAGTCTTTCTTCAATTTCTGTAAGCGTTTCTAACGCTACCAGTTATTCTTGGAGCACCACTAGTGGTGTTGTTATGAGCCCTTCTAGTGGTTCTATAGCTCCGGGATCAACTACTTTTTCTTCAACGGCTACTTTTGCCTCTTTTGCCAGCGGTACAGCTACTCTTACTTTAACGGTTAACGGTTGTAACGGTTCTCAAATGGCACAAAGAAATATTACCGTAATTGGCTTAGTGGGTACGCCAAGTTTTACTACGGGGGCTACTACACTTTGTCAGGATGCTGTTGATGAAACGTATACTGCTACCGCCGCAAACGCATCGGGTATTACTTATAGTGTTTCTCCAGTAGAAGCAGGCACTATAGATACTAATACTGGTGTTATGAATTGGAGTGCAACTTTTAGTGGAAATGCTACTATAACTGCCAGTGCAGAAGGATGTGGTGGACCTGTGACGGCAAATAGAGTAGTCGCCGTTACGCCAGCCGTTAGTGTTCCTAGTTTTACATTACCTGCTACAGTATGTGCGGCTTCCAGTCTTTCTTCAATTTCTGTAAGCGTTTCTAACGCTACCAGTTATTCTTGGAGTACCACTAGTGGTGTTGTTATGAGCCCTTCTAGTGGTTCTATAGCTCCGGGATCAACTACGTTTTCTTCAACGGCTACTTTTGCCTCTTTTGCCAGCGGTACAGCTACTCTTACTTTAACGGTTAACGGTTGTGACAGTTCTCAAATGGCACAAAGAAATATTACCGTAATTGGCTTAGTGGGAACACCAAGTTTTACAGCTGGTGCTACTATAGTTTGTCAAGATGCGTCAGATGAAACTTATATTGCTACAGCTTCTAATGCTACAGAAATCACTTATTCTGTTTCGCCTCCTGAAGCCGGAACGATTGGGTCTTCAACAGGTGTAATGAATTGGGAGGCCGGATTTAGTGGAGACGCTACTATAACTGCCAGTGCCGCCGGATGTGGTGGCCCTTTAACGGCCAATAGAGTAGTTACGGTTCAATCGAGATATTTATTCTATGTTGATTCAGATGGCGATGGTTACGGAAGTATTACAAGTAGTATGGAATGTTCTTCAAGTGCTTTAGTAGCACCAACCGGTTTTGCTACTAATGATGAAGATTGTGATGATACTGATGATACTATTAATCCTGGTGCTACTGAAGTTAACTTCAATGGTGAAGATGACGATTGTGACGGTTCTATATTTAACGGTCATGCTCCTGTTGTTTCAGATGTAACTACTCCAAGTGGTGCTTTGGCTTCGATGACCAGTCCAATTGAGTGTTCAGTAGCTACTAATACGACTCCATATTCAGGGGCTTCTGTTGTACACAAATTCAGAGTAACCAGAACTTCACCACCAGCTGCTCCGGTTGAGTTTGAAAGTGTTACGCGTACTTTTGCTATTTCATCTTTAGCTATTGCGGCTTATTCAGCTACTTATGAAGTGCAAGCCACTGCTATTGTCAACGGTGAAGAGCAACCTTATAATGGTAATACCGCTACGTTTACTACCCCGGCAGCACCGGTTATTACTACTGTTTCACAAATTTCAAATAACCAGTGTAATCAAACTTTGAGCGCGATTAATTCTTATATCTATGCCAGTAATGGTCCTGCAGTAGTTCAGTTGTATGATTTTGAAGTGATTCGCGAAGTAGAAGGTTTACCAACGCATACACAAGTTTATACGACTACCGCGCCTTATTTCCGATTGACCTCATTGTCAATACCGGTAACTTATGGTACTACATATAAAGTAAGATCTCGTTATGGTTATAATAGTTTTGGTAGTGAAATCAGATCAAGTTACAGTACACAATGTACTATTACTACTCCAAGTTTGCCTACAGTTCAAGTGGTAGGTACGCAATGTGATCAAACAATGGCTTCTATCAATGCATTTGTTTATTCAACAGTTGGTTTAGGAAGCGCCAATCTTTATGAATTTAGAGTAACCCGTATCGTAGCACCCGGAGAAACCACTCCTGCTGTTACTGAGGAGACCATTCAAAGAGTTGTTCCTTACTTTAGATTGACTATGTTGGAAAATTTATATATCGGATTAGGTAAAGAATATTCGGTATCGGTTCGTTACCGTGTCAATACTCCTGGTACAGTTCCCGGAACCCAGTTTTCAGATTGGAGTCCGATAGCTTGTTCAGTGTTTACTCCGGAATTTCCAACTACAGGAATGGTTGATGCCCAGTGTAATCTTGTTGATTTTACACCATCGATGTCACAATATATTTATTCAGGTATAGTAACGGGAGCTACTCAATACCGTTTCCGTTTGGAATTATTTGATGAAATGTCGCCAACCCCTGAAGTGCCTGTTTATAGTCAGTCAGTTGATAGCCCGAATAATTACGTAACCTTAAATCAGTTTACCGGTTTATTGCCGTCGACTACTTATGTGATAACAGTTTCAGTTGAGTTGTTTGGAGAGTTTGGTCCTTACGGAAAAGATTGTGCGGTAACTACTCCGGCATTTGCTGCTAAGACTGCCACAACCTTTGTAAGTTCAAGTTTTGAAGCCACCGCTTATCCGAATCCATTTGCCAATAACTTTACCTTAGGTGTTAAAACTTCAAGTCAGTCATCAATTGGGATTAAAGTATTTGATATGGTAGGTCGTTTGGTTGACCAAAACTCATTGAATGTTGCTGAATTGAAAAATATTTCTATTGGTGATAAATACCCAAGTGGTGTTTACAATGTGGTTGTTACCCAAGATGGTGTTGTTAAGACACTTCGCGTGGTTAAACGATAA